CTGCCTTCGGGAACGGCAACAAGTTTTCCTTCCGTACCAAGCGTGATTACCTTGCCATCGGCTGTCTTTAGACTGATGCGATCATTCCCATCGGCAAATGATACTTCTGCTCCGCCAAGCTTCTTGCGTAGTCCTTCCAAAACGGTAACTCGATAAGGCAGTGTGCCGCTATACCAATCGGTATAGACCACATCCGCGAGGGGACCGATTACGCTAACCTTCTGCAATCTTTCCGATTGGAGAGGAAGCAGTCCGTCATTTTGGAGTAATACGATAGACTCCGCTGCTGCTCTATAACTTAATTTGGCATGTTCAGGCGCACACAATACAGATTCCGATATCGAAGCATACGGATTAAGTCCCGTCTGATCCAGTTGTCCAAGCCGCATCCGCACGCCAAAAATATTGCGTATGGCCCGGTCAAGATCCTCGACCTCCAGCAAGTTCCGCTCAAGCGCCTCTTCCAGTGCAGATACGACTAAGTCAACCTCGTCTGTTAGACAGTCGACGCCTGCCTTCAATGCCCCTGCTGCCGATTCCGCATGCGTGGCATGATAACCGTGATAATTGACCGTCTGGGACAAATCCCCCCCGTCACACACGATAAATCCAGGCATGTCCCACTCACCCTTGACCACATCATTCACGTATGGGCTTTCAATGGCGGGTGTGCCGTTGATCGAATTGTAGGCTGTCATCATGGACAAGGCCCCGCCTTCTACGAAAGGCGTCTCAAATGCTTTTAAATAATATTCACGCAAGTTCCGCGGATCGATGCTGGATGAACAATTCAACCGATCCTTCTCATTATTGTTGGCAAAAAAGTGTTTCAGCGTCGCTACCATTTTCAGATAGAAAGAGTGGTTACCCTGCATGCCCTTCACAAGAGCGGCCGACATTTCACCTGTCAGTACGGGGTCCTCACCATAGCCCTCTTCCGTTCTGCCCCAACGCGGATCCCGTTCCAGATCGACGGTTGGCGCCCATAAGGTCAAGCCGTGTCGCTCGGGTGCACGGTGGTGGTATGCTCTGGCTTCATCTCCGATAACGGAACCAATTTCGCGTATGAGCTTCGTATTCCAGGTGCTCGACAGACCGAGCGGCTGCGGGAAAACGGTAGCCTCACCTATCCAGGCAACCCCGTGAGCCGCTTCACCTCCCACATTGTAACCGGGTATTCCCAAACGGGGTACTGCGGCTTCCCGTGTAGGAATTAATCGGATTTTCTCCTCCGTTGTCAGACGCGCAATCAAGTCATTTAATCGTTCTTCCAATGGCAATGTTGCGTCCCACATTGGATATTGAATATACTCTTTCATACTAGACCTCCTACTTATTCGTTAAGTTTGAGTCTCTTCCATTCTTTCAATAGATCCAGTGTACGCTCGCGATACTTCTTGCCTGCCTCCGGCTGATCAACCTGATGTTCATGCACATATGCGTTAAAATAAGAGGACAGTATGCGATAGGCCAGAAGGCGTGCCTGCCCCTCATCGGACATATCCTGTGGCCGGCCATAGCCTTTATGAAAACCAATAGATGAATCTGTCGATAAAATCGCCTCAAACGCTCTGTCCGCAAACATAGAACGATCCCCATCAATAATGGCGGCAATGTTTAGCTGCCCGTTTTCCTCATGGACAAGCACATTGGCTTCCCACAGGTCATTATGAACAAGAACCGGAACAGTCACCTGATCAAATAAATCCTTTTTTGTTAAGAACATATCTGCGATTTCTTCTCCCACATCTGGCATATACCCGGCTTGTGAAGCTTTGAGTGCCGTCTCTTCTGCAAAAGCGTGCAGCACCTCGGACCATTGATCCGAGCCTTTAATTGTTCCATCGCCCTGCGGCCAGCCAAACAATTCACCCTCAATCTGATGCATGACAGCCGTATAAGCGCCGAGCTGATGATATAATCGTTCTTTATCCGCTTCAGAAATCGATGAATGATCCAATTGCTTGCTAGGGATAAACTCCATAAACATATAGGTTCTCGGAATGATCAATCCGCTGTCATCACAGGCAATAATATTTGGTGCAGGAATGCCTGCTTTACGATAATATTCATAAACAACCGGTTCAGCAGACATCATCGTACGTTCAAATGAAAATAACGGATCGCCAGCAGAGCCGAGCGGCATCTCTACACGCTCTGGAGCCAAACGTAATATCACATCCGCGTACGACGCATGTTCAAGCTGAATTCGATACGTTGTATTAAAAAGTCCACCCTGCAGCAGTGCAAAACTCTTCACAATGGTAGCGGTTCCAAAAGTGTTCTCTACCAACTTATACAGCATCTCTGCTGTAATGGTTCGGTGTAAACCTGAATTCGTTGTACTCATTTGATATAATCCCCTATCTTTATCTGTCGCTTTATAAATTGAACTAAAGATATTTACATTTTCCACTCCAATGACAGAACAACCTTCCGAACGCTACACTTCTTCAGGTTATTTCTGTCTTCTACGTTCTCATGTAAAAGTTTAGTTCAATCTATAAATGATACTACCATTTCTTTTCAATAACCATATCTTCCAATGGCACGACAGTAGACAAACAGACGGCACCTTGCGGCACCGTCCTTCTGTTTATCCAATAAACATTACAGTTGAATTGTAAGCGAATCTGTACCTGCTGCTGCCGTAACGACAACACCATGTGCACCAGACGTTTGGGAACCGCCCTCTACGCTGGATACACTCTCCATGCCACGCAGCACGATATTCCATGGTTTTCCTGCACCTTCAGCACGAACTTCCAGAACAGAGCCGTTACGGGATACGTTAACAACCAGCTCCTGCTCAGCACTTTGGTTTACAACCACCGCTTGAGTGGAGTTGCCGTCTGCCAGTTCGAACAAGTGAAGGGACACATGATCCGCAAAGTCATAATCCGGCTTGCTATCCACAGCACCCACAGCAATCAGGCTGTTTGGCTTCACCATCATTGGCAGTGTTTTGAAGTCATGGTTTTCGCTAATCCAACGCCCACCTTCGACTTTGGCACCTGTCAGATAGTTGGTCCATGTACCTTCAGGCAGGTAATAACGAACATCACCCTCCTTGTTGAAGATTGGAGCCACCAGGATTGAATCACCAAACATGTATTGTGTATCCAGGTTGTATGTTGTCGGATCATCTGGGAAATCCAGCAGCATAGCGCGCATCATTGGAATACCTTTTACAGTCGACTCCACCGCAGAATTGTAAAGGTACGGCATCAGGCTGATTTTGAGTTTGGTAAAGTCACGAACAACGTCCACGGATTCCTCGTCGAACAGCCAAGGCACACGATACGAAGTGCTTCCGTGTAGGCGGCTGTGAGAAGATAAAAGTCCAAATTGTACCCAGCGTTTGTATACGTCAGGGGTCGCTGTACTTTCAAAACCACTGATATCATGGCTCCAGAATCCGAAACCGGAAAGTCCAAGTGAGAGGCCACCGCGAAGTGATTCAGCCATGGATTCATACGTAGAAGAGCAGTCTCCACCCCAGTGAACCGGGAACTGTTGACCACCTGCTGTTGCAGAGCGTGCAAACAGGGCAGCTTCGTTTTTGCCAATCTTTTCTTCGAGCAATTCAAATACAGCTTTGTTATAGAGCTGTGTATAGTAGTTGTGCATTTTAACCGGATCTGAGCCATCGAAGTACACGACATCTGTCGGAATTCTTTCACCGAAGTCTGTCTTGAATGAATCGACACCTTGATCAAGCAGAACTTCCAGCTTGCTCTTATACCATTTCACAGCATCCGGATTCGTGAAATCTACCAGTGCCATGCCTGCTTGCCACATATCCCATTGCCATACGCTGCCATCCGCTGTTTTTACCAGATAACCGTTCTCCATACCTTCATCGAACAAGTAGGATTTTTCTGCAATGTATGGATTAATCCACGCACAGATTTTGAGTCCTTTTTCTTTCAGACGTGCAAGCATGCCTTCCGGGTCGGGGAACATCGCTTCATCCCATACAAAATCAGACCATTGGTATTCCTTCATCCAGAAGCAGTCGAAATGGAATACAGACAGCGGAAGATCACGTTCAGCCATGCCATCTACGAAATGGTTAACCGTTGCTTCATCATAATCCGTTGTGAATGATGTGGTCAGCCACAGACCAAACGTCCATGCAGGTGGAAGCGCCGGTTTACCTGTTAATTTCGTATAATTATCAAGTACATCCTTTGGATTGTCACCGCCAATAATGAAGTATTCCAACGTCTCGCCTTCTACGCTGAACTGCACTTTAGATACATTCTCCGACGCAATCTCATACGATACGCGTTCAGGATGGTTTACAAATACGCCATATCCTTTATTGGACAAATAGAAAGGAATGTTCTTATAGGACTGCTCACTGCTTGTACCGCCATCCTCATTCCAAGTATCGACGATTTGGCCATTCTTAACAAACGGCGTGAAGCGCTCACCGAGTCCATAAACGTATTCACCAATGCCGAGATCCAGCTGCTCGCGGAAGTACGCTTCCTTGCTCGGACCTGTAATATAACCAGCCGCTCTTTGACCGCTACCTGTAATCCGTTTTCCTCCATACAGGAAGCTGACGTCCCAACCATTCGTTTTGTCGATTTGAACTTCCAGATTGCCACTTTTCAAAACAGCGCCTTGTTCATTTTTTGAGATGTCAACATTCGCATCTTGCGTGTTAAGCTCAAATACAGGCCCTTTTTTCACTCCGCCTTTATGGTGATTCAAGGTTACACGAATAACGTTAGGCATAGGTGAGCTGTACGTCGCTTTGAGCAATGTGCCGTTCAACGTGTCGCCTTTGGTGCGAATATATTTAGTTGCCGCATATACGGTCAAAGAATTCTCTTTTTGCACAATATCACGAATGTCAGTCGGGTTTTGAATGTGGTACCCTTCACGAGTCATCCAGAATCCATCAGTAAATTTCATGTTTTCTTTCCCCCTTCGGTTATACTATAATAATATTGACATTAATAACGAATTTCTTCTCATATTTTGACCAAATATATCACGATTCTGATATTTCTTATCCGATTCTTTATAAACACCACCAATCTATGGGAACGTTTACATTAATAATGATGCAAAAGGAGATTCTCATATGGAACGTGAACGATTACGGGAAGACCGGATTCACGGCAATGCCATGTATCCAGTCAGTGTGTACCCGGATATTCAGCAATTGAATGGCGATAGCATTCTTGATTGCCACTGGCACGACGAGATGGAGTTCACCATGGTGACTCAGGGCAGTGCTGTTTTTCAAATTGATATGAATACGGTAGAAGTCCAGGCGGGAGAAGCCATCTTTATCAATCGGGGAGAAATCCATGCAGGCTATCTGAAAGGCGATGTCCCCTGTGTTTTTTCATCCATTGTATTTAACCCAGAACTGTTAGGCAGTCGGACGTTTGATGCTGTACAGGAGAAGTTCGTTGGCCCACTTGTACACAAAACGATTATCCCCCCTTACCATATCCAAACCAATGAGGCGTGGGGGCAAGAAATTATCTTTCATTTGAAACGTATTTTCGCCGATCATGCCGCCGGGACACCCACCTGCGAGATGACGACCAAAGCTTACCTCTACCTAATATTTGCACAAATGTTTGAACATATGAGACCTGCTGCTCTCAAAGGCACCGTTCCGTCAGGCAGTCATGATAAAGTGGAACGCCTGAAATCAGTCCTAAGCTATATTCACAAGCGTTACCCCGAACCACTCAAGTTAAAAGAACTGGCAGATGAGGCTAATATGAGCGAAGGACACTTTTGCCGCTTTTTCAAACAGATGGTGCAGAAAAGTCCGGTCGACTATATCAACTATTATCGCATCCAGCAGGCCTGTGTTCAGCTTGAAAATACCGATCACAAAATTGTGGATATTGCCATGGACGTCGGGTTTGAGCATTTGAGCTATTTCATTACAACATTCAAGAAACACAAGAACATTACCCCGTCCCAATATCGCAAAATGTTTTATGAACAAGTGGCGATGGAACCTGCACTGGTCTAAGCTTAAATTCTTATTCGGAGCGGCACTCCGCACATTGAACTGACGATAATTCACTGTTCTCCACTTGTATATGAGTTAACAGATGCAAAGAAGGTGCTTCAGCCCTTTCAGCCGTAAGCACCTTTTTTATCATTCTGATGAATGGAATTTCATTTTAATTTTTCAGTGTCTCCCATGAGTTGTACTCATGCACCGAGAATCCGTTAAAGGACGAGTGCACACTTGCCATCTTCTCGACCAGCTTGAGCTGTGCTTCCATATATGCTGTACCCTCTTCATAAAAGGTAATAAAATCGCCTTCCTTGCTTTGCTTCGTCTCCACGGCAATTGATACCGTTTTACCCAAAAGTGACGCTTCCTCCAGCTCATCCTTCGCTACATTATAGATGGCCGCTGCCGTATCCCGGTAAGCCATAATGGTAATCGAGTCAAACTTGCGGATCATCCAGCTGCTTACATTCATTGTGGAACCCGGAATTTTATAACCATCCAGCCAGAAAGGCAGGTCAGCGGCTACAGGCATCTTCATCCGTGCGGCCCGATCGACGATGTATTGAACGTTCCCCTGCCACTGCGTAATCACACTGGCTTGATTGGTTTTCCACTCGGGATGTACATGAGGTTCAATGTCCAGATGGATGCCGGCAAACTTCTCATTGGGCTCTACTTGATTTTGATACGCTTCAACCCAGTCCAGAAACTCTGCAATTTGATCCCGGCTCTCCGTCAGTCCCCAGGCAGGTCTTCCTTCCATAACGTCCACGGCAATATTCTTCTCTCTGGCTTGACGAATGAACGATGTATAGTACGGAAGCTTTACATCCCGATTCATTTGTAGGTAGATCGTATTGATTTTGTTCGTTGTGGCGAACTTCAGCACTAGCTGAGGGTTACTTTGAATCTGCGTGGTGTCCCATACCCAGGTTGCTCTTACGGTTCCCTGTACCGTTCCATGGATGGTTTCATAACTGTCCACTGAGCCAAGTGCAGTGGCCTTGCAAACATACGTATTCCCTGCAAACAGCATGAAACAACTAATTAACAAAATGAATTGGTACCTTCTTTTGCTTTTCATATTTGTACACTCCCTTTGATGTTATGCAGCTCTATCGTGCAAATCTCGATGAAATTCTGTCGTTTTATATTCATTCATTGGATACAATTTCGATGTACGACTATTTACATTGCTTTTATATGCAACATCATCTCTTAGACTTACGACGAAAGAATCATATAACATTATTTCGGGTATTCACACTTCTGTATTTATAGTTCCAAAGTCTCATTTATGAGAAACTTTTTAATTTTAGCCTAATTCCACCCTAACATGGGTCACTTTTTGCATATGTACAACAGACGACTCAAGACCTAGTAAGCGTTTTCCTGTGAAAATAAAAAAGGCCGCCCAAAGGCGACCTTCACTTCTCTACCCGTTTCTAGGAAGAACGGGCACGCTATTATTCGTTAATTCCCAGCTGGAGCAGCCGGTGTATTCTCCACCATCTCATCAAACAGGGATACCAGCTCAATGCCTTCTGCCGAAATGCGTACCAGCCCTTTATCAGACAACCGCAATTCCGGAATAACAACAAGCGCCAACAGAGACAGCGTCATAAATGCATTATTTAATGTACAGCCAGCAGCCTGTAACGCTTCACTAATCGCTGCAGATTGAGCTGCTACCACTTCAAAAGATTCCGTAGACATCAAGCCTGCAATGCGCAGCGGGAATTCGGTCACACCAGACGCAGTCACGACAGCTACGCCGCCCTGCATTCCAATAACCCGGTTGCCCGCCTCAGCCATCAATGCGTCATCATTCCCGATAATGAGCAGATTGTGACTGTCATGTGCAACGGTCATCGCAATGGCCGCAGGACCTGTGAAGCCAATGCCCCCAACAAGAGCAACGGCGCGATTGCCCGTTTGTTTGTGGCGCTCCAGCACCGCAATTTTGCAGATTTCACCTGATGTTGAAACGACGACATTGCCATGTTCCACCGTAACATTAACATGCTTCTCCTTGGTATCCACATGGTTCTCTGTCACATGAATCACTTTTGCTCCAATCATACCTTCGGTAATCGGCGCAGACAGTTCCATGTCCTTCGGCTGAATATTCGCTTCCAGTTTCACGGTATTCAGCGCCTCTTCCGGGTATGTGAAGCTGTCCCAGACCGCCGTCATTTTGCCGTTCTCTGCCACGACATGCCCTGCGGCAATCGTCATTCCTACACGGACATCAGCCAAGCGTCCATCGAGCAAAATAATATCGGCGATATTCCCCGGAATAACCGCACCAACGTCGCGTGCTACACCGAAACGTTCAGCCGTATTGATCGTCGCCATCTGGAAAGCGGTAACCGGCTTCACCCCTTGAGAAATAGCCAAACGTACAACAAAGTCCATATGGCCTTCTTTGAGCAGCGACTCAGAACTCCGGTCGTCCGTCACCAGCATCATTCGGCGTGTATCCAGGCCAAGCTCTGTGCAGGCTTTGATCGTTTCCGCCACGTCATGCCACGCAGAGCCCTGACGCATTTTGGCGTACATGCCAAGCCGCAGGCGTTCCACCACATCTTCCTTCGTAACACATTCATGATCCCCCGTAACGCCGCTTGCTGCGTAGGCTGGCAGACGCCAGTCATCCGCTGCCCAGGTGAAGTGACCGTCTGCCACCTTGCCCGCTCGGAGCGTCGCCTGAATCTCACCGATCATCGTCTCGTCCCCGTACACAACCCCAGGGAAGTTCATCACTTCACCAAGGCCAATCATATCCGGACCCCAGGAGAGGGCTTCCGCCACTTCTTCCGGTCCAATATAAGCGCCAGTGGTCTCCAGTCCAGGATGTGTTGAAGGAACACAGGAAGCCACCTGCATATAAGCAGCCATTGGCGTCGTCCGAGCTTCATCCAGCATCAATCGCAGACCTTTGAGCCCAAGCACATTGGAAATCTCATGCGGGTCAAAGAACCCTCCCGTTGTACCGGAAGGCAGCACGGCTCTCGCAAACTCCGTTACTTTCATTTGAGTACTTTCAATATGACAGTGCCCATCCAGCAATCCGGGAGCAATGTATTTGCCTTCTGCCTCAATAATACGTGTATGCTCTCCGATCGTATGGCTTACATCTTTGCCAACATATGCAATCCGGGATCCCTGTACCGCTACAGACATGCCCGGCAAAATTTCACCCGATATCACATTAACCAGTGTTCCGCCCCGAATGACCAAGGTAGCAGGCAAGTCTCCCCGTGCTGTTGCCACCAGATCCGGTACGCAATCCGCCATTAATGGGCGTTCAAAAGATGGTGTGTTCATGTTGCTGCCTCCTTCATTAAATAAACGATCATAAAAAAAATAGATTGTTACGATTATATGAGTCTCGCCGTCATGTGTAAAGAAAATTCACACTTATTGTGCATGAACACAAAGGATGAATCATTTTTTATCCATAAAGCCCAATCCTTCTAATCTCATGTCAGCATGTCAGAAGAGATGAAATGATCTATGTCCAGTAATGTCCAGAGATCAACTTCATACCTCACGCTGCAAAGGCCAACCTCATGGAGCTTCTTATTCCCCACATCGTATTCCACAATACACAGAAAAACTCCCGTCCTTTCGAACGGAAGCCTTCTTCAAGAGCATACAAGACGAAGTTAATCGGCCTGAGCCGCAGATACCTTGCCCATATCATACAATTCCTCGGACTGGGACGTAATGAATGGGCTCGGTTTATCCATGCAATAGATATGCAGTAAATGCATCGCACGCGTACATGCCGTATAGAACAGCTTACGTTCATGTTCCTGCGCATATTGCGATGCAGATCCGTCATAGATCAGAACCGCATCAAACTCCACACCTTTGGCCAGATACGCCGGGATGACATGCACACCCCGTTCAAAGGCGAGTGTTGTTTTCTTGATCAGCTTCGGTGCCGCAGGCAATACGTTGCTTAATGTTTCGTGTACGTCCTTGCTTTCTTCCGCGGTTTTGCAGATGACCGCAACCGATTCATACCCTTCCTGAATCAGGTGTTTGAGATCGGCTGTTATAACATCCAGATGCTCCTGTTCATTGGAAGAAACAATCACTTTCGGCTTCTCCCCGCCCCGGTTAAATGGAACAATCTCTTCTCCACCGGGAACCATGCCGCGTGTGAACTCCACGATCTCCTGTGTTGAACGATAACTTCTCGTCAGCTCGATCACTTCCGTATTTTCCGGACCATACAGGTTGGTCAGCGGCCCCGTACCACTCAATACCGAAGAGTGTGCATAGATGGCTTGATTAAAATCTCCAAGTGCGGTGAATTTCGATCTCGGAAACAATCTTTTCATAAAAGCAAGCTGGAAGGCAGAGTAATCCTGCGCCTCATCAATGATCACATGGCGGATATTGGAATTAATATGGAAACCGAGCAGCAACTCACGCAAATACAAATAAGGTGTGATATCCTCGTAGGCCAGCTCCTGTAATTTCAGTCTGCGAAGTGTCATCTCACTAATCTCTTCCCAGTGTGAAGGCAGTGCTTCCTCTCCCAAGAGGCGAACCATCTGGGCCCGGTCACTGAACAAGTGCGCGTACAGCTGACGGACATCGACAAAACGCAATGATTTGATCCATTTGCGCAAAGGCTTGAGCCGATCACTGACCACCATTCGGGCAAGGATCTCTCGTTCCTGCTGGAAATCATCGAACGTGTCTGACTTCCCTTTTTGCTTACGCTTTAGACGCTGGTATGCCCGCTGCAGATCCTCCGGCTCCATCAGATCCAGTTGTTGATCTACCCAAGGTGCTTCCAATTCGCCTTTACCAAAGGCCGATAACTCTTTGAGCATCCAGTCCCGCAGGATTTCCAATCGATTCACCAGCTTGACGGATGGCTCGAAGCTATAGAATTTCTCCGCCATGGCTTCAGCTGTAACCACAGCCCGTCCTTGGAACCGAACCGGCTTGAACTTCATGCCTTCCGACATCATGCTGTCCTTATAACGCGTTATGACCTTCAGGAAAGATTCGGATGACTTGAATCGAATGCCGGACATACGCGCATCGTACTGAGGATCTTCTGTTCCGGTGAGTACGTATTCAAGCTGAATGAATGGGTCTTCCAGCTGATATTCACGGCCCAGACGGCGTTCCAGATACTCCTGGAAGGTCGTTTGCAGCATGTTTTCCTCCCCAAGCTCGGGCAGTACGGTGGAAACATAACTGTTGAACATCGGGTTTGGCGAAAAAAGGACCATCTGATCCGCTTGCAGATGCTCGCGGTATTTATAGAGAAGATACGCCACACGCTGAAGTGCAGCGGATGTTTTACCACTGCCAGCAGCTCCCTGCACGATCAGCATGCGAGTCCGGTCATTACGGATAATCCGGTTCTGCTCCTTCTGAATCGTCGCCACAATGCTTTTCATCTGTGCATCCGAGGTTCGGCTAAGAACGGCCTGTAACAGTTCATCCCCAATCGTAACCCCGGTGTCGAACATAAAGCGGATACGTCCATCCCGAATGACAAACTGCCGCTTCATCTCAATATCGCCACTTATCTCACCGCTCGGTGTATGATACGTGACCGGACCTGGTGCACCATCGTAATACAGGTTCGATATGGGTGCACGCCAGTCATAGACAAGGAAGGATTCCTCTTTCTCATCCAGCAATGATGCGATCCCCAGATAGATTCGTTCTGCATTCGGATAGCCATTTTCCTTAAAATCAATGCGTCCAAAATACGGTGAATGATGCAGCCGTTTCATTTTGTCCAGCGCTGCTGCCGTATTCAGGTGACTGCGCTCCCGGTCCGATAAAACCTGTGATTGCTGCCGCATGCTGGTGGAGGTTTCACCCACGTCATCCGCTTCGCTGAAGTTCATGGTGACTTCGTCCCAGAAGTCTTTTCTCATCCCCACAACTTCGTCCCTGAAGGAACCTACCTCTTTTTCTAGGATGTCTATTTTCCGATCAATCTGTTCTGTTACAATGTTGACCCGCTGTTGCTCCTCGCTCCATTGCTGGTCTGTACTCATATGTTAATACGCCCCTCTTTCCCCGGATTGTGTCCTCAAAAGCCCATTTGACAAGCCCGAAAAGGCTATGGTATAATTAATTAGAAAGTAAACATTTTTATTTTATGTTAATTAGTTCTAATTTTCTGAAAACCATTTTTTATTGTACCAGTGACAACGTCCCGATGCAAGCGGAGGCGTTTTTTGTTGTTTTTATTCTATTATTACCCTCGATTGGGATGAATATAGAACGTTTACCATTCTATTGTCGTAATTCTTCAATAGTTTCTCTCCAGCGTGTAATGGCCCCAGACTCGTCTTTTAATTGAAATGTTATTCCTGAAGTAATCTCCGCATAGG
Above is a window of Paenibacillus sp. E222 DNA encoding:
- the yicI gene encoding alpha-xylosidase, producing MKFTDGFWMTREGYHIQNPTDIRDIVQKENSLTVYAATKYIRTKGDTLNGTLLKATYSSPMPNVIRVTLNHHKGGVKKGPVFELNTQDANVDISKNEQGAVLKSGNLEVQIDKTNGWDVSFLYGGKRITGSGQRAAGYITGPSKEAYFREQLDLGIGEYVYGLGERFTPFVKNGQIVDTWNEDGGTSSEQSYKNIPFYLSNKGYGVFVNHPERVSYEIASENVSKVQFSVEGETLEYFIIGGDNPKDVLDNYTKLTGKPALPPAWTFGLWLTTSFTTDYDEATVNHFVDGMAERDLPLSVFHFDCFWMKEYQWSDFVWDEAMFPDPEGMLARLKEKGLKICAWINPYIAEKSYLFDEGMENGYLVKTADGSVWQWDMWQAGMALVDFTNPDAVKWYKSKLEVLLDQGVDSFKTDFGERIPTDVVYFDGSDPVKMHNYYTQLYNKAVFELLEEKIGKNEAALFARSATAGGQQFPVHWGGDCSSTYESMAESLRGGLSLGLSGFGFWSHDISGFESTATPDVYKRWVQFGLLSSHSRLHGSTSYRVPWLFDEESVDVVRDFTKLKISLMPYLYNSAVESTVKGIPMMRAMLLDFPDDPTTYNLDTQYMFGDSILVAPIFNKEGDVRYYLPEGTWTNYLTGAKVEGGRWISENHDFKTLPMMVKPNSLIAVGAVDSKPDYDFADHVSLHLFELADGNSTQAVVVNQSAEQELVVNVSRNGSVLEVRAEGAGKPWNIVLRGMESVSSVEGGSQTSGAHGVVVTAAAGTDSLTIQL
- a CDS encoding AraC family transcriptional regulator; the encoded protein is MERERLREDRIHGNAMYPVSVYPDIQQLNGDSILDCHWHDEMEFTMVTQGSAVFQIDMNTVEVQAGEAIFINRGEIHAGYLKGDVPCVFSSIVFNPELLGSRTFDAVQEKFVGPLVHKTIIPPYHIQTNEAWGQEIIFHLKRIFADHAAGTPTCEMTTKAYLYLIFAQMFEHMRPAALKGTVPSGSHDKVERLKSVLSYIHKRYPEPLKLKELADEANMSEGHFCRFFKQMVQKSPVDYINYYRIQQACVQLENTDHKIVDIAMDVGFEHLSYFITTFKKHKNITPSQYRKMFYEQVAMEPALV
- a CDS encoding phosphotransferase family protein; its protein translation is MSTTNSGLHRTITAEMLYKLVENTFGTATIVKSFALLQGGLFNTTYRIQLEHASYADVILRLAPERVEMPLGSAGDPLFSFERTMMSAEPVVYEYYRKAGIPAPNIIACDDSGLIIPRTYMFMEFIPSKQLDHSSISEADKERLYHQLGAYTAVMHQIEGELFGWPQGDGTIKGSDQWSEVLHAFAEETALKASQAGYMPDVGEEIADMFLTKKDLFDQVTVPVLVHNDLWEANVLVHEENGQLNIAAIIDGDRSMFADRAFEAILSTDSSIGFHKGYGRPQDMSDEGQARLLAYRILSSYFNAYVHEHQVDQPEAGKKYRERTLDLLKEWKRLKLNE
- the helD gene encoding RNA polymerase recycling motor HelD, yielding MSTDQQWSEEQQRVNIVTEQIDRKIDILEKEVGSFRDEVVGMRKDFWDEVTMNFSEADDVGETSTSMRQQSQVLSDRERSHLNTAAALDKMKRLHHSPYFGRIDFKENGYPNAERIYLGIASLLDEKEESFLVYDWRAPISNLYYDGAPGPVTYHTPSGEISGDIEMKRQFVIRDGRIRFMFDTGVTIGDELLQAVLSRTSDAQMKSIVATIQKEQNRIIRNDRTRMLIVQGAAGSGKTSAALQRVAYLLYKYREHLQADQMVLFSPNPMFNSYVSTVLPELGEENMLQTTFQEYLERRLGREYQLEDPFIQLEYVLTGTEDPQYDARMSGIRFKSSESFLKVITRYKDSMMSEGMKFKPVRFQGRAVVTAEAMAEKFYSFEPSVKLVNRLEILRDWMLKELSAFGKGELEAPWVDQQLDLMEPEDLQRAYQRLKRKQKGKSDTFDDFQQEREILARMVVSDRLKPLRKWIKSLRFVDVRQLYAHLFSDRAQMVRLLGEEALPSHWEEISEMTLRRLKLQELAYEDITPYLYLRELLLGFHINSNIRHVIIDEAQDYSAFQLAFMKRLFPRSKFTALGDFNQAIYAHSSVLSGTGPLTNLYGPENTEVIELTRSYRSTQEIVEFTRGMVPGGEEIVPFNRGGEKPKVIVSSNEQEHLDVITADLKHLIQEGYESVAVICKTAEESKDVHETLSNVLPAAPKLIKKTTLAFERGVHVIPAYLAKGVEFDAVLIYDGSASQYAQEHERKLFYTACTRAMHLLHIYCMDKPSPFITSQSEELYDMGKVSAAQAD
- a CDS encoding adenine deaminase: MNTPSFERPLMADCVPDLVATARGDLPATLVIRGGTLVNVISGEILPGMSVAVQGSRIAYVGKDVSHTIGEHTRIIEAEGKYIAPGLLDGHCHIESTQMKVTEFARAVLPSGTTGGFFDPHEISNVLGLKGLRLMLDEARTTPMAAYMQVASCVPSTHPGLETTGAYIGPEEVAEALSWGPDMIGLGEVMNFPGVVYGDETMIGEIQATLRAGKVADGHFTWAADDWRLPAYAASGVTGDHECVTKEDVVERLRLGMYAKMRQGSAWHDVAETIKACTELGLDTRRMMLVTDDRSSESLLKEGHMDFVVRLAISQGVKPVTAFQMATINTAERFGVARDVGAVIPGNIADIILLDGRLADVRVGMTIAAGHVVAENGKMTAVWDSFTYPEEALNTVKLEANIQPKDMELSAPITEGMIGAKVIHVTENHVDTKEKHVNVTVEHGNVVVSTSGEICKIAVLERHKQTGNRAVALVGGIGFTGPAAIAMTVAHDSHNLLIIGNDDALMAEAGNRVIGMQGGVAVVTASGVTEFPLRIAGLMSTESFEVVAAQSAAISEALQAAGCTLNNAFMTLSLLALVVIPELRLSDKGLVRISAEGIELVSLFDEMVENTPAAPAGN